The DNA window ATGGAGCTCTACATTTCCGACCACCCACTCGACTGCTTAACTTGTTCCAGCAACGGTGATTGTGAATTACAAGATATGGCCGGTGCCGTTGGTTTGCGTGAAGTGCGCTATGGTTTTGATGGCGATAACCATCTTGATGCTAAAATCGATGACTCTAACCCTTACTTCACATTTGAACCGAGTAAATGTATTACCTGCTCTCGATGCGTTCGCGCATGTGAAGAAGTTCAGGGCACCTTTGCTTTAACGATTGAAGGCCGAGGATTCAAATCAAAGGTAAGTGCAGGGACCAGCGAAGAAAACTTTATATCATCAGATTGTGTTTCTTGTGGCGCCTGTGTTCAAGCTTGCCCAACAGCTACGCTGATGGAGAAATCAGTCATTGACAAAGGCCAACCTGAACACAGTGTTATCACTACTTGCGCATATTGCGGTGTAGGTTGTTCCTTTAAAGCCGAAATGAAAGGCGAAGAAGTGATACGTATGGTGCCTTACAAAGGCGGTAAAGCAAACCAAGGTCACTCCTGCGTAAAAGGCCGCTTTGCCTTTGGTTACGCTACCCATAAAGATCGTATAACTGAACCGATGATCCGCGACAGCATTGATCAACCATGGCGAGAAGTTAGCTGGGAAGAAGCGATTGCTTTCTCAGCCGACAAAATTAAAGGAATTCAGGCTAAATACGGACGTGACAGTGTTGGTGGTATTACGTCTTCACGTTGTACTAATGAAGAAACTTATCTGGTACAAAAGCTGATACGTGCCGCATTTGGCAATAATAATACCGACACCTGCGCTCGCGTCTGTCATTCCCCTACGGGCTATGGATTGAAAGCGACAATTGGTGAATCAGCCGGAACACAAACGTTCGAATCAGTTATGAAGTCCGACGTCATTATGGTCATCGGTGCAAACCCAACTGACGCACATCCTGTTTTTGCGTCGCTCTTGCGTAAACGTTTGCGCCAAGGTGCGGAATTAATCGTAGTCGACCCAAGAAGCATCGATTTACTCAATACAGCGCATATTAGCGCAAACCACCATCTTGCATTGCGTCCAGGTACCAACGTTGCAATGATAAATGCCATAGCACACGTTGTTATCAGTGAAGGCCTTGAAGATAAGCAGTTTATTGAGAACCGCACTGATGAATATAATGCATGGCGTGAATTTATCCTTGATGATATTAATTCACCCGAAGCGATGGCTGAAATAACAACGGTAGACGCGGAAGAAATTCGCAAAGCAGCTCGTATTTTCGCTAAAGCCAAAAACGGTGCGATTTATTACGGTCTGGGCGTTACTGAACATAGCCAAGGCTCAACAATGGTAATGGGTATCGCTAACCTAGCGTTAGCTACCGGCAACATTGGCCGCGAAGGCGTAGGTATAAACCCACTGCGCGGACAGAACAATGTTCAGGGATCGTGCGACATGGGATCTTTCCCACAAGAACTTC is part of the Glaciecola nitratireducens FR1064 genome and encodes:
- the fdhF gene encoding formate dehydrogenase subunit alpha, with product MVNYFNPATDIVAPQPKFDVNKDYGTPPSESTETVNIQVDGVTITVAEGTSVLRAAALADINIPKLCASDNLTAFGSCRLCAVQIEGMRGYPASCTTPVKEGMVVTTQNDDIGKLRRNIMELYISDHPLDCLTCSSNGDCELQDMAGAVGLREVRYGFDGDNHLDAKIDDSNPYFTFEPSKCITCSRCVRACEEVQGTFALTIEGRGFKSKVSAGTSEENFISSDCVSCGACVQACPTATLMEKSVIDKGQPEHSVITTCAYCGVGCSFKAEMKGEEVIRMVPYKGGKANQGHSCVKGRFAFGYATHKDRITEPMIRDSIDQPWREVSWEEAIAFSADKIKGIQAKYGRDSVGGITSSRCTNEETYLVQKLIRAAFGNNNTDTCARVCHSPTGYGLKATIGESAGTQTFESVMKSDVIMVIGANPTDAHPVFASLLRKRLRQGAELIVVDPRSIDLLNTAHISANHHLALRPGTNVAMINAIAHVVISEGLEDKQFIENRTDEYNAWREFILDDINSPEAMAEITTVDAEEIRKAARIFAKAKNGAIYYGLGVTEHSQGSTMVMGIANLALATGNIGREGVGINPLRGQNNVQGSCDMGSFPQELPGYQHVSDNALRAKFEKSWGVTLDNEPGFRIPNMFDAAIEGTFKAMYVQGEDILQSDPNTQHVQAALSSLECLIVQDIFLNETAMYAHVFLPGSSFLEKDGTFTNAERRINRVRKVMKPLAKYADWEVTQMLSNALGYPMNYQHPSEIMDEIASLVPTFSRVNYKKLDEQGSIQWPCNDEFPDGSPIMHVEHFPIGNGRFAITPYLGSEDRANRRFPLLLTTGRILSQYNVGAQTRRTANQSWHQEDLLEIHPNDADERGIKDGDWLGITSRAGDTVLRAKVSDRMKNGVVFTTFHHPISGANVITTDSSDWATNCPEYKVTAVQVEKVSSPSAWQTRYKDFTKKQKGPFNQSTEAESKTIGS